The Deltaproteobacteria bacterium region CCATGCCTGGCTACAAGCCGGTGCAGAAGGTGATCAAGCAGGAGCAGGGCAAGGGGACGGTGGCGTGCATCGGCGTGGCGGCCGGGTGTTGTCCGCTGGCGCAGGTGTGCTTGCTCAAGTCGTACACGCTGCCCAAGAACACGTACGACTTCGCGCTCGAGCCGGACACGGGAAGCGTGGTCGGGACGCCGCCGCCGTCGCCGAATGGCGCCTACCCGGTGCCGCCGCCGACGCATGCGCCGCCGCCGTCCGCGAAGGCCCCGCCGCCGCCGAGCAAGTACGCGCCGCCGCCGCCGTCACAGGGGAACTACCCGGCGCCGCCGCCGCCGCCGCCGGTCCAGGCGCCGCCGCCCCCTCCGCCGCCGAAGTAGCGTCGCACCGAGGTTCGTTGATCCGCGGGCGTCCCATTTCGTTTGTATATGGCGATACAAAATACGATATTTGTATATCCATATCATTACAAAATCAGAAATCCGCCCTCGGGAGCCGAAAGGTCGCCTGAGCGTCGCGAGACGGCGACGGCGCTGGTTCGAAGCGAGGCCCGAA contains the following coding sequences:
- a CDS encoding PEGA domain-containing protein, with protein sequence MRVHVVLLGLVLATGCASSQVITVSSNPVGADLVVDGKYAGKTPATFTDEPSDGHYYKLDFAMPGYKPVQKVIKQEQGKGTVACIGVAAGCCPLAQVCLLKSYTLPKNTYDFALEPDTGSVVGTPPPSPNGAYPVPPPTHAPPPSAKAPPPPSKYAPPPPSQGNYPAPPPPPPVQAPPPPPPPK